A single genomic interval of Pelodiscus sinensis isolate JC-2024 chromosome 28, ASM4963464v1, whole genome shotgun sequence harbors:
- the ELMOD3 gene encoding ELMO domain-containing protein 3 isoform X1 produces the protein MLDPPLTSGSHRGMNRCTAVTPESEERGIFLPPAGKSIPISVLKQNGLLQALAEGANGHTETEPSAEVLRAQEEWEAVENVQSGIVGTSASHMPLIAFNEALQYFQTADLSECRKKIQPTVRRRGLSAITHFFFGPPRLQQQLQGERDLALAIAQGGLDNNERVHMRILQTIYKKLTGSRFDCPRYGAHWEELGFQGLDPGTDLRGTGLLGLMQILYFVMDSRTLPLARDIFKLSQHELQNFPFCVMSVNLTRIVIQALREERLSRECNRRQQVIAVLNDLYVATFLRLFVVWRTQQKTISDSGFVLKELEAFAKRKPKQLLRDLGMYMSGRAVPVTDGGLLHPSPFSGVHGPDLHSALGDSSKEISFTGVCDAQVEMEGEARLI, from the exons ATGCTGGATCCTCCTCTAACGTCTGGCTCACATAGG GGCATGAACAGATGCACCGCAGTCACCCCTGAGTCTGAAGAACGAGGTATCTTCCTTCCTCCAGCAGGCAAATCCATACCT ATCTCGGTGCTGAAGCAGAATGGACTCCTGCAGGCGCTGGCAGAGGGAGCCAATGGGCACACAGAAACTG AGCCTAGTGCAGAGGTGCTGCGAGCACAGGAAGAATGGGAAGCTGTGGAAAATGTCCAGTCAG GGATCGTGGGGACGTCTGCCAGTCACATGCCCCTGATTGCCTTCAATGAAGCACTGCAATATTTCCAGACGGCTGACCTGTCAGAGTGCAGG AAAAAGATCCAGCCGACGGTGCGAAGGCGAGGGCTGTCCGCCATTACTCACTTCTTCTTTggccccccccggctccagcagcagctgcaaggtGAACGGGATCTGGCCTTGGCAATAGCCCAGG GTGGCTTGGATAACAATGAGAGAGTGCACATGCGGATCCTGCAGACCATCTACAAGAAACTTACAGGCTCCAGGTTCGATTGTCCCCGCTATGGTGCCCACTGGGAAGAGCTAGGCTTTCAAG GTTTGGATCCTGGGACAGACCTACGTGGGACTGGATTGCTCGGGTTAATGCAAATCCTGTATTTTGTAATGGACTCCCGGACGTTACCCTTAGCTCGAGACATTTTCAAGTTATCCCAGCATGAATTGCAG AATTTCCCTTTCTGTGTGATGTCTGTGAATCTCACTCGCATCGTGATCCAGGCCCTGAGGGAAGAACGTCTTTCGAG AGAGTGTAACCGCAGACAGCAGGTCATTGCGGTGCTGAACGATTTGTATGTGGCCACGTTTCTCCGCCTCTTCGTCGTCTGGAGGACACAACAGAAAACAATTTCTGACTCGGGCTTCGTTCTGAAAG AACTGGAGGCATTTGCCAAAAGGAAACCGAAACAGCTTCTGAGAGATTTGGGGATGTACATGAGCGGGAGAGCTGTGCCAGTAACAGATGGTGGTTTGCTGCACCCTTCTCCCTTCTCTGGCGTACACGGTCCCGACCTCCACTCGGCCCTCGGCGACAGCAGCAAAGAGATAAGCTTCACGGGCGTGTGCGACGCGCAGGTTGAGATGGAAGGAGAGGCCCGGCTGATCTGA
- the ELMOD3 gene encoding ELMO domain-containing protein 3 isoform X3, with translation MNRCTAVTPESEERGIFLPPAGKSIPISVLKQNGLLQALAEGANGHTETEPSAEVLRAQEEWEAVENVQSGIVGTSASHMPLIAFNEALQYFQTADLSECRKKIQPTVRRRGLSAITHFFFGPPRLQQQLQGERDLALAIAQGGLDNNERVHMRILQTIYKKLTGSRFDCPRYGAHWEELGFQGLDPGTDLRGTGLLGLMQILYFVMDSRTLPLARDIFKLSQHELQNFPFCVMSVNLTRIVIQALREERLSRECNRRQQVIAVLNDLYVATFLRLFVVWRTQQKTISDSGFVLKELEAFAKRKPKQLLRDLGMYMSGRAVPVTDGGLLHPSPFSGVHGPDLHSALGDSSKEISFTGVCDAQVEMEGEARLI, from the exons ATGAACAGATGCACCGCAGTCACCCCTGAGTCTGAAGAACGAGGTATCTTCCTTCCTCCAGCAGGCAAATCCATACCT ATCTCGGTGCTGAAGCAGAATGGACTCCTGCAGGCGCTGGCAGAGGGAGCCAATGGGCACACAGAAACTG AGCCTAGTGCAGAGGTGCTGCGAGCACAGGAAGAATGGGAAGCTGTGGAAAATGTCCAGTCAG GGATCGTGGGGACGTCTGCCAGTCACATGCCCCTGATTGCCTTCAATGAAGCACTGCAATATTTCCAGACGGCTGACCTGTCAGAGTGCAGG AAAAAGATCCAGCCGACGGTGCGAAGGCGAGGGCTGTCCGCCATTACTCACTTCTTCTTTggccccccccggctccagcagcagctgcaaggtGAACGGGATCTGGCCTTGGCAATAGCCCAGG GTGGCTTGGATAACAATGAGAGAGTGCACATGCGGATCCTGCAGACCATCTACAAGAAACTTACAGGCTCCAGGTTCGATTGTCCCCGCTATGGTGCCCACTGGGAAGAGCTAGGCTTTCAAG GTTTGGATCCTGGGACAGACCTACGTGGGACTGGATTGCTCGGGTTAATGCAAATCCTGTATTTTGTAATGGACTCCCGGACGTTACCCTTAGCTCGAGACATTTTCAAGTTATCCCAGCATGAATTGCAG AATTTCCCTTTCTGTGTGATGTCTGTGAATCTCACTCGCATCGTGATCCAGGCCCTGAGGGAAGAACGTCTTTCGAG AGAGTGTAACCGCAGACAGCAGGTCATTGCGGTGCTGAACGATTTGTATGTGGCCACGTTTCTCCGCCTCTTCGTCGTCTGGAGGACACAACAGAAAACAATTTCTGACTCGGGCTTCGTTCTGAAAG AACTGGAGGCATTTGCCAAAAGGAAACCGAAACAGCTTCTGAGAGATTTGGGGATGTACATGAGCGGGAGAGCTGTGCCAGTAACAGATGGTGGTTTGCTGCACCCTTCTCCCTTCTCTGGCGTACACGGTCCCGACCTCCACTCGGCCCTCGGCGACAGCAGCAAAGAGATAAGCTTCACGGGCGTGTGCGACGCGCAGGTTGAGATGGAAGGAGAGGCCCGGCTGATCTGA
- the ELMOD3 gene encoding ELMO domain-containing protein 3 isoform X2, translated as MVLVLGLGITVVSANLMRPCLNGIPESRISVLKQNGLLQALAEGANGHTETEPSAEVLRAQEEWEAVENVQSGIVGTSASHMPLIAFNEALQYFQTADLSECRKKIQPTVRRRGLSAITHFFFGPPRLQQQLQGERDLALAIAQGGLDNNERVHMRILQTIYKKLTGSRFDCPRYGAHWEELGFQGLDPGTDLRGTGLLGLMQILYFVMDSRTLPLARDIFKLSQHELQNFPFCVMSVNLTRIVIQALREERLSRECNRRQQVIAVLNDLYVATFLRLFVVWRTQQKTISDSGFVLKELEAFAKRKPKQLLRDLGMYMSGRAVPVTDGGLLHPSPFSGVHGPDLHSALGDSSKEISFTGVCDAQVEMEGEARLI; from the exons ATGGTGCTGGTGTTGGGCCTGGGAATTACAGTTGTCAGCGCAAACCTCATGCGTCCATGCTTGAATGGGATACCAGAAAGCAGG ATCTCGGTGCTGAAGCAGAATGGACTCCTGCAGGCGCTGGCAGAGGGAGCCAATGGGCACACAGAAACTG AGCCTAGTGCAGAGGTGCTGCGAGCACAGGAAGAATGGGAAGCTGTGGAAAATGTCCAGTCAG GGATCGTGGGGACGTCTGCCAGTCACATGCCCCTGATTGCCTTCAATGAAGCACTGCAATATTTCCAGACGGCTGACCTGTCAGAGTGCAGG AAAAAGATCCAGCCGACGGTGCGAAGGCGAGGGCTGTCCGCCATTACTCACTTCTTCTTTggccccccccggctccagcagcagctgcaaggtGAACGGGATCTGGCCTTGGCAATAGCCCAGG GTGGCTTGGATAACAATGAGAGAGTGCACATGCGGATCCTGCAGACCATCTACAAGAAACTTACAGGCTCCAGGTTCGATTGTCCCCGCTATGGTGCCCACTGGGAAGAGCTAGGCTTTCAAG GTTTGGATCCTGGGACAGACCTACGTGGGACTGGATTGCTCGGGTTAATGCAAATCCTGTATTTTGTAATGGACTCCCGGACGTTACCCTTAGCTCGAGACATTTTCAAGTTATCCCAGCATGAATTGCAG AATTTCCCTTTCTGTGTGATGTCTGTGAATCTCACTCGCATCGTGATCCAGGCCCTGAGGGAAGAACGTCTTTCGAG AGAGTGTAACCGCAGACAGCAGGTCATTGCGGTGCTGAACGATTTGTATGTGGCCACGTTTCTCCGCCTCTTCGTCGTCTGGAGGACACAACAGAAAACAATTTCTGACTCGGGCTTCGTTCTGAAAG AACTGGAGGCATTTGCCAAAAGGAAACCGAAACAGCTTCTGAGAGATTTGGGGATGTACATGAGCGGGAGAGCTGTGCCAGTAACAGATGGTGGTTTGCTGCACCCTTCTCCCTTCTCTGGCGTACACGGTCCCGACCTCCACTCGGCCCTCGGCGACAGCAGCAAAGAGATAAGCTTCACGGGCGTGTGCGACGCGCAGGTTGAGATGGAAGGAGAGGCCCGGCTGATCTGA